The window GGGTGTGCGTCGCGCTGTTCGGCGTGACCGGCGAAACCGTGCTGCTGTCGGTGCTGCTGCTGCTCGGCATCTGGTACGGCTGTTTCTTCCTGGCCAACCACGAGATCCGGGCCGCCAAGGCCGCCGGCGGCTGGTACGAGGGCCTGCGGCAGCGGATCGCGGTGGACACCGGGCTGCGGACCGACCCGCCGCGGTTCCCCTGGCTCTGGCTGACACCGGCGCTGGTGATCACGGTCGCCACGGTGGTCGTCGGGGTGATCCGGTACCCGTCGATGCCGGCCGTGCTCGCCGTGCACTACGGCGCGAACGGCTCGCCCGACCGGCGGGCCGCCAAGTCGGTCGGCACCGCGTTTTCGCTGGTGTTCGTGCAGATCGGCATGACCGCGCTGCTCGGGGCGATCGCCGCGGCGATCGTCCACCGCAGCCGGCCCGACATCGACCCGGCGCACCCGCACAGCTCCGCGCGCTGGCACCGCCGGTACATGGCCCTGGCGGCCAAGACGCTCCTCGGGCTCGTCGCGATGATCGACCTCGGGATGCTCGGCTCGTCCCTGCTGATGTGGACGGGCACGGTCACCTCGTGGGCCCCGCTGGTGGTCGTGCTCCCGATCCTGGCCGCCGTGGTGGTCGCGATCGTGGTCCTCGCGAGGAACAACCGGGTCCGCGACGAAGAGGAACCGGACACGGGCCTGACCCACCGCGACGACGACAAGCACTGGCGCGGCGGCCTGTTCTACGTCAACCGCGACGACCACGCCCTGATGGTCCCCCGCCGCTTCGGCGTGGGCTGGACCCTCAACTTCGGCAACCCCCGGGCGGCGATGCTGCTGGCCGCCGTCGTCGCCCTGATCGGCTTGGTGATCACTCTCCGCTTCACCGGCTGAGTGGCTGCGAACGGAGTCGGAACGCCGCACCGACGTCTCCGTGCCCGCCCACGCCTGACCGTCATCCGCGCAGGGCGGGTCCGATCCAGCGGCGGACGAGCGCCCGGATCCCGTCGTCGGTCAGCGGCGGTGTCGAGGGGTACTGCAGGTACGACAGGAACAGGCGCATGAGGACTTCGGCCAGCCCCTCGAAGTCCGCATCGGTGGTGACGCCGACGGCCGCCCAGTCGACCGGGACGTTGCGGAGAATCCTTGCGCCGTAAGAGAAAGCCAGCGGCGAGATCACCCCGACCGTGAAGAAGTCGGCTTCGCCCGCCTGCAGGAGCAGACCCAGGTGCGGCTCGCCGGGCAGCGTCCGGACCGCGAACACCACCGATTCCACGGCGACCTCGACCGCGGTGCCGAACGCCGCCAGGTGACGTTCCATGCGCCCGGCGAACTCCTCGACCCCGGCCAGGGCGACCGCGCGCAGGATGTCGTTCAGGCTCGGGAAGTAGCGGTAGACGGTCTGCCGCGTCACCCCGGCTTCGGCGGCGACGTCGGACAGGCTCGTCTTGGCGAGACCGGCCCGGTCGAGGCACGCCGTCGCCGCGTCGACGATCCGGCGGCGTGCCTCGTCTTCCGTGCCGGGCGGGTTGCCCTGCCAGCCGTGGTGCCCCATGCGCC of the Amycolatopsis sp. NBC_01488 genome contains:
- a CDS encoding DUF1648 domain-containing protein → MIVAVVVSAALAALVLVLAMVLPAITSPTVPFGVRVPAGHVHDPAVTRQTRLYRRRVLAGGITAAGVCVALFGVTGETVLLSVLLLLGIWYGCFFLANHEIRAAKAAGGWYEGLRQRIAVDTGLRTDPPRFPWLWLTPALVITVATVVVGVIRYPSMPAVLAVHYGANGSPDRRAAKSVGTAFSLVFVQIGMTALLGAIAAAIVHRSRPDIDPAHPHSSARWHRRYMALAAKTLLGLVAMIDLGMLGSSLLMWTGTVTSWAPLVVVLPILAAVVVAIVVLARNNRVRDEEEPDTGLTHRDDDKHWRGGLFYVNRDDHALMVPRRFGVGWTLNFGNPRAAMLLAAVVALIGLVITLRFTG
- a CDS encoding TetR/AcrR family transcriptional regulator, translating into MGHHGWQGNPPGTEDEARRRIVDAATACLDRAGLAKTSLSDVAAEAGVTRQTVYRYFPSLNDILRAVALAGVEEFAGRMERHLAAFGTAVEVAVESVVFAVRTLPGEPHLGLLLQAGEADFFTVGVISPLAFSYGARILRNVPVDWAAVGVTTDADFEGLAEVLMRLFLSYLQYPSTPPLTDDGIRALVRRWIGPALRG